The following coding sequences lie in one Arachis hypogaea cultivar Tifrunner chromosome 9, arahy.Tifrunner.gnm2.J5K5, whole genome shotgun sequence genomic window:
- the LOC112710368 gene encoding uncharacterized protein isoform X3 yields MEQSQSNPQPQDNAVQDSQTGSSRDFWVMPDEDDPEFTNGDIEGIENLIYTDNDMPSYPKDGGDVELDVDFSNVADSSNTASFGGTSDDGGFGLPVYDGDVGTLNDNYDF; encoded by the exons ATGGAACAATCACAAAGTAACCCACAGCCACAAGATAATGCTGTTCAAGATTCTCAAACTGGTTCATCCAGAG ATTTTTGGGTAATGCCGGATGAAGATGATCCTGAATTTACTAATGGAGACATCGAAggcattgaaaatttaatttatacggATAATGATATGCCTTCATATCCTAAAG atggagGAGATGTGGAACTTGATGTGGATTTCTCTAATGTTGCTGATTCTTCAAATACAGCTTCTTTTGGTGGTACTTCTGATGATGGTGGCTTTGGATTACCTGTTTATGATGGAGATGTTGGAACActtaatgataattatgatttttga
- the LOC112710368 gene encoding uncharacterized protein isoform X4, producing the protein MEQSQSNPQPQDNAVQDSQTGSSRDGGDVELDVDFSNVADSSNTASFGGTSDDGGFGLPVYDGDVGTLNDNYDF; encoded by the exons ATGGAACAATCACAAAGTAACCCACAGCCACAAGATAATGCTGTTCAAGATTCTCAAACTGGTTCATCCAGAG atggagGAGATGTGGAACTTGATGTGGATTTCTCTAATGTTGCTGATTCTTCAAATACAGCTTCTTTTGGTGGTACTTCTGATGATGGTGGCTTTGGATTACCTGTTTATGATGGAGATGTTGGAACActtaatgataattatgatttttga
- the LOC112710368 gene encoding uncharacterized protein isoform X2 gives MEQSQSNPQPQDNAVQDSQTGSSRVDFWVMPDEDDPEFTNGDIEGIENLIYTDNDMPSYPKDGGDVELDVDFSNVADSSNTASFGGTSDDGGFGLPVYDGDVGTLNDNYDF, from the exons ATGGAACAATCACAAAGTAACCCACAGCCACAAGATAATGCTGTTCAAGATTCTCAAACTGGTTCATCCAGAG TAGATTTTTGGGTAATGCCGGATGAAGATGATCCTGAATTTACTAATGGAGACATCGAAggcattgaaaatttaatttatacggATAATGATATGCCTTCATATCCTAAAG atggagGAGATGTGGAACTTGATGTGGATTTCTCTAATGTTGCTGATTCTTCAAATACAGCTTCTTTTGGTGGTACTTCTGATGATGGTGGCTTTGGATTACCTGTTTATGATGGAGATGTTGGAACActtaatgataattatgatttttga
- the LOC112710368 gene encoding uncharacterized protein isoform X1 — protein MEGIYRMKYHLAKIPKQIKVCNKVTEDVELQFKRLLEENKKNPIDIQSIVTVDFWVMPDEDDPEFTNGDIEGIENLIYTDNDMPSYPKDGGDVELDVDFSNVADSSNTASFGGTSDDGGFGLPVYDGDVGTLNDNYDF, from the exons ATGGAGGGGATATATAGAATGAAATATCATCTTGCAAAAATCCCTAAACAAATTAAAGTTTGTAACAAAGTAACTGAAGATGTTGAACttcaattcaaaaggcttttggaggaaaacaaaaaaaatccaattGACATTCAAAGCATTGTCACAGTAGATTTTTGGGTAATGCCGGATGAAGATGATCCTGAATTTACTAATGGAGACATCGAAggcattgaaaatttaatttatacggATAATGATATGCCTTCATATCCTAAAG atggagGAGATGTGGAACTTGATGTGGATTTCTCTAATGTTGCTGATTCTTCAAATACAGCTTCTTTTGGTGGTACTTCTGATGATGGTGGCTTTGGATTACCTGTTTATGATGGAGATGTTGGAACActtaatgataattatgatttttga
- the LOC112708871 gene encoding probable LRR receptor-like serine/threonine-protein kinase At3g47570: MQLLSLGANHLIGDIPFSFGNLTQLLEIRISNNMLHGKIPPSIGNWQNLLYLDFSGNNFSGAIPVEVFSLSSLSTNLNLSHNSLNGTLPVEVGALGNLGTLDLSNNYLSGQIPMTIGKCTRMEYLDLHGNSFSGMIPSSIASLKGLSHLDLSRNNLSGSIPTDMQRLSLLTYLNVSFNMLEGKVPLEGVFKNATAISIVGNNKLCGGVLQLHLAPCPANVMARSNHHNLKLAIIVICVVVCLILLSIVVVVFLSKKKKRTSSLTASTNQYSMVSYQILHHSTEGFSTSNLIGSGSFGCVYKGFLESEHKFVAIKVINLQMSGAHKSFIAECNALKFIRHRNLVKILTCCSSIDYSGQEFKALVFEYMPNGSLEKWLHPSAEITDRLYTLDLTQRLNIVVDVASALHYLHYGCEQPVVHCDLKPENVLLDDDMVAHVTDFGLARLLSMTNGDPHNQSTTTVFKGTIGYAPPEYGMSYEVSMQGDVYSFGILVLEMVTGRRPMEEMFKDDNNLHNYVKMAYSNNLLEIMDSTLLPKQIGEEENYTKKLTMCVFSLIRIGLACSVESPNERMNMADVTRELNLTKDIFLQD; the protein is encoded by the exons ATGCAACTATTGAGTTTGGGTGCAAACCACCTTATTGGTGACATACCTTTCTCCTTTGGTAACCTCACTCAACTGCTTGAAATAAGAATTTCAAACAACATGTTGCATGGGAAAATTCCACCAAGTATTGGAAATTGGCAAAACTTGTTGTACTTAGATTTTTCAGGAAACAATTTTAGTGGTGCTATACCAGTGGAAGTTTTTAGCCTTTCATCCTTGTCCACAAATCTGAACTTATCTCATAATTCACTGAATGGCACTCTTCCTGTTGAGGTTGGAGCTCTTGGAAACCTTGGAACTTTGGATCTCTCCAATAACTATCTATCTGGGCAGATTCCTATGACTATTGGAAAGTGCACACGTATGGAATATTTAGACTTACATGGTAATTCTTTCAGTGGTATGATACCTTCATCAATAGCTTCATTGAAAGGCCTTTCTCATTTGGATCTCTCGCGAAATAACTTGTCCGGATCAATTCCAACAGATATGCAGAGGCTTTCTCTTCTAACATATTTGAATGTGTCTTTCAATATGCTAGAAGGGAAGGTACCATTGGAGGGTGTATTCAAGAATGCAACTGCAATTTCAATTGTTGGTAATAATAAGCTTTGTGGAGGTGTCTTACAGTTACATCTTGCACCATGCCCTGCCAATGTTATGGCAAGAAGCAATCACCATAATTTGAAGCTAGCCATAATCGTAATTTGTGTGGTTGTATGCCTTATTTTGCTttcaattgttgttgttgttttcttgagcaagaagaaaaaaagaacatCATCTTTGACAGCATCAACAAATCAGTATTCAATGGTGTCATACCAAATCCTACATCATTCAACAGAGGGGTTTTCTACCAGTAACTTGATTGGATCTGGTAGCTTTGGTTGTGTGTATAAAGGATTCCTTGAATCCGAACACAAGTTCGTCGCCATAAAGGTGATAAACCTTCAAATGAGCGGAGCTCACAAGAGTTTCATTGCTGAATGTAATGCTCTAAAATTTATCAGGCATCGAAATCTGGTGAAGATTTTAACATGTTGCTCGAGCATAGATTATAGTGGCCAAGAATTTAAAGCATTAGTGTTTGAGTACATGCCTAATGGAAGCTTAGAAAAGTGGTTGCATCCTAGTGCTGAAATCACAGATAGGCTATATACATTAGACCTTACTCAAAGACTAAATATTGTTGTTGATGTGGCTTCTGCATTACATTATCTTCACTATGGATGTGAACAACCTGTTGTTCATTGTGATCTAAAGCCAGAGAATGTGCTTCTTGATGATGACATGGTTGCTCATGTGACTGATTTCGGATTAGCAAGGCTTCTCTCAATGACTAATGGTGATCCTCATAATCAATCTACCACAACTGTGTTCAAGGGAACTATTGGATATGCTCCTCCAG AGTATGGAATGAGTTATGAGGTGTCAATGCAAGGTGATGTGTATTCTTTTGGAATTCTAGTATTGGAAATGGTCACTGGAAGGAGGCCAATGGAAGAAATGTTTAAAGATGATAACAATCTTCATAACTATGTGAAGATGGCATACTCAAACAATCTTCTAGAGATTATGGACTCAACTCTTTTGCCAAAAcaaattggagaagaagaaaactACACAAAGAAGCTAACCATGTGTGTATTTTCTCTAATTAGAATTGGACTTGCTTGTTCAGTTGAATCACCGAATGAAAGAATGAACATGGCAGATGTCACTAGGGAGCTAAACCTTACCAAAGATATATTTCTTCAAGATTGA
- the LOC112708872 gene encoding LRR receptor-like serine/threonine-protein kinase EFR, which yields MLFSTLTTIFLFCVTLPLIHPTITAASTTLGNKTDFVTLLQIKKSISSDPYGILVSWNTSNHFCSWGGVTCGIKHQRVVMLNLKEYHLSGTISPYIGNLSFLRILNLLSNKFYGEIPRELGRLFRLRKLNLSNNNLTGEFPISLTNCSKLRYLNFSANSFHGKIPIEVGSLKKLEKLSLFKNNFGGKIPPSIGNISSLNVFSIAVNNLEGKLPGEFGQLKKLSMLVILSNRFSGMLPSSFCNMTSLAFFSAAENQFHGSLPAGMFSALSNLQMFEIGMNQISGPIPTSIANASLLQKFDIGFNNFVGQVPSVEKLQHLTWLNLNYNNLGSGSDGDLDFITSLVNCTKLENLVLGSNKLGGILPISIGNLSTQLIEISLFVNHIHGTIPETIGNNINLISLYLGDNHFSGNVPNSFGKFHKMQSLDVGQNHLLGEIPPYLGNLTQLVEISIANNMLEGKIPPIIANWQKLQILDFSRNNFAGEIPQQIFGLPSLSIFLNLSHNSFNGNLSVEVGSLSSLDTLDISHNYLSGEIPETIGECKSMEYLDLHGNSFNGVIPSSIASLKGLTHLDLSLNNLFGTIPIELQSLSFLTYLNLSFNNLEGKVPIEGVFKNASAISVAGDHNHLCGGISELNLAACPATIVLRNKHHNLKQVVIIVCVIRGFPLTTKLDLEALVLSTRDFVAIKVMNIETNEANKSFIAECNALKFMRRRNLAKILTCCSSIDFKGNDFKALVFEYMANGSLEKWLQPCGESIEDESHPLDLAQRLNILIDVANALHYLHYECVEPIIHCDLKPSNVLLDDHMVGHVTDFGLARLLTDSNQQSTTIGLKFKYGIGSPVSMQGDTYSFGILALEMLSGKRPTEEMFKDGENLHHYVSMAYSNNLLEIVDSTLFTNQIQRRSTEEESIIENVIIILPKEETCVFSLTRIALACSMESPNDRMNIKDVIRELNLSRSAFLHG from the exons ATGCTTTTTTCTACCTTGACAACCATCTTTCTTTTTTGTGTAACATTGCCATTGATTCACCCTACAATAACCGCCGCTAGCACCACCTTAGGAAATAAGACCGATTTTGTGACATTActtcaaattaaaaaatcaatatcAAGTGACCCTTATGGAATTTTGGTGTCATGGAATACTTCTAACCATTTTTGCAGCTGGGGTGGAGTCACATGTGGCATCAAACATCAACGAGTTGTGATGTTGAACCTTAAAGAGTATCATTTGAGTGGGACCATATCTCCTTATATTGGCAACCTTTCTTTCTTGAGAATTCTCAACCTTCTTAGCAACAAATTTTATGGAGAAATTCCAAGAGAGTTGGGCCGTTTGTTTAGACTAAGGAAACTCAACCTTTCAAACAACAATTTGACAGGGGAGTTTCCTATTAGTTTAACTAATTGCTCTAAACTAAGATACTTAAATTTTTCAGCAAATAGTTTTCATGGAAAAATACCAATTGAGGTTGGTTCTCTTAAGAAATTAGAAaagttgagtctttttaaaaacaattttggTGGGAAAATTCCACCCTCCATAGGAAATATCTCTTCCCTTAATGTCTTTTCCATAGCAGTTAATAACTTGGAGGGAAAGTTACCTGGAGAATTTGGACAACTGAAAAAGTTGTCCATGTTAGTGATACTTTCAAACAGGTTTTCTGGTATGCTTCCTTCTTCATTTTGCAATATGACATCTCTTGCTTTCTTCTCAGCTGCAGAGAACCAATTTCACGGCTCGCTTCCGGCCGGCATGTTCTCCGCCCTCTCGAATTTGCAAATGTTTGAAATTGGAATGAACCAAATTTCAGGTCCAATCCCAACTTCAATAGCAAATGCATCTTTGCTTCAAAAATTTGATATTGGTTTCAACAACTTTGTTGGACAAGTTCCATCTGTTGAAAAATTGCAACATCTTACCTGGCTAAacttaaattacaacaatcttgGCAGTGGTTCAGATGGTGATTTGGACTTTATAACATCTTTGGTTAATTGCACCAAATTGGAAAATTTGGTTCTTGGTTCCAACAAGTTGGGGGgtattttacccatctcaataGGCAATTTGTCCACCCAACTCATTGAAATAAGTCTCTTTGTTAATCACATACATGGAACTATTCCTGAAACAATAGGGAATAacataaatttaatttctttgtaTTTGGGTGACAACCACTTTAGTGGGAATGTTCCAAATTCTTTTGGAAAGTTTCATAAGATGCAATCTTTAGATGTGGGGCAAAACCACCTTTTAGGTGAGATACCTCCCTACTTGGGAAATCTCACTCAATTGGTTGAAATAAGCATTGCAAACAATATGTTGGAAGGAAAAATTCCACCCATTATTGCAAACTGGCAAAAATTGCAGATTCTAGACTTTTCTAGAAACAATTTTGCTGGTGAGATACCTCAGCAGATTTTTGGACTTCCTTCCTTGTCAATATTTTTGAACTTATCTCATAACTCATTCAATGGCAATCTATCTGTTGAAGTGGGATCCCTTTCAAGCCTTGACACTTTAGATATCTCCCATAACTATCTCTCTGGGGAGATTCCGGAGACGATCGGCGAGTGCAAAAGCATGGAGTATCTGGATTTACATGGGAATTCCTTCAATGGAGTGATACCTTCATCAATAGCTTCATTGAAAGGACTTACTCATTTGGATCTCTCACTAAACAATCTGTTTGGAACAATTCCAATAGAATTGCAAAGCCTTTCATTTCTAACATACTTGAATCTTTCTTTCAATAACTTGGAGGGCAAGGTACCAATAGAGGGTGTTTTCAAGAATGCGAGCGCAATATCAGTAGCCGGTGATCATAATCATCTTTGTGGTGGTATATCAGAGTTGAATCTAGCAGCATGCCCTGCTACTATTGTGTTAAGAAACAAGCACCATAATTTGAAGCAAGTAGTAATCATCGTTTGTGTGATT AGGGGTTTTCCACTAACAACTAAATTGGATTTGGAAGCTTTGGTTCTGTCTACAAGGGATTTCGTTGCTATAAAGGTAATGAACATCGAAACGAATGAAGCCAACAAGAGTTTCATTGCTGAATGTAATGCACTGAAGTTTATGAGGCGTAGAAATCTTGCAAAGATTTTAACTTGTTGCTCAAGCATTGATTTCAAAGGCAATGATTTCAAAGCATTGGTGTTTGAGTACATGGCTAACGGAAGCTTAGAAAAGTGGTTGCAACCTTGTGGTGAAAGCATTGAAGATGAATCACATCCATTGGACCTTGCTCAAAGATTGAACATTCTAATTGATGTGGCAAATGCATTACATTATCTTCACTATGAATGCGTGGAACCAATCATTCACTGTGATTTAAAGCCAAGCAATGTGCTCCTTGATGATCACATGGTTGGTCACGTGACTGATTTTGGGTTAGCAAGGCTTCTCACAGATTCTAATCAGCAATCTACCACCATTGGGTTAAAGTTTa AGTATGGAATAGGTTCTCCGGTGTCAATGCAAGGTGACACATATTCTTTTGGAATTTTAGCATTGGAAATGTTAAGTGGAAAGAGACCAACGGAAGAAATGTTCAAAGACGGAGAAAATCTACATCATTATGTGAGCATGGCATATTCAAACAACCTGTTAGAGATTGTGGACTCAActcttttcacaaatcaaatacaaCGAAGATCCACTGAGGAAGAAAGCATTATAGAGAATGTGATCATCATTCTTCCAAAAGAAGAGACTTGTGTGTTTTCTCTAACAAGAATTGCACTTGCTTGTTCAATGGAATCTCCCAATGACAGAATGAACATCAAGGATGTTATTAGGGAGCTCAATCTTTCTAGAAGTGCATTTCTTCATGGTTAA
- the LOC112710370 gene encoding uncharacterized protein has protein sequence MPLVSTPYPIWSMYLFHASFLFYVYLVWLQLTTAATAALGNDTDFMALLKFKESISDDPHGVLTSWNTSTHFCNWHGVACSTKHQRVVMLNLKRSDLRGIISPYIGNLSFLRNLYLQNNSFYGEIPTELGRLFRLQQLSLSNNILTGEFPIKLTNCSDLRHVNVSSNNLHGKIPIEIGSLRKLEKLNLFTNNFSGQIPPTMWNISSLDVLSLAYNNLEGNLPEEMGQLRNLSVFAVPGNKLSGTLPASLYNMSSLFFITAAENQFHGSLPANMFSTLTNLQVFGIGANQMSGPIPTSITNASLLQVFDIGVNSFVGQVPSLGMLKHLHWLNLNYNNLGNGSDNDLDFTTSLVNCTKLENLILSTNKFGGPLPNSIGNLSSQLIRLYLGDNQIYGTIPESIGNYINLIALVLEYNQFTGTVPNTFGKLHKLQLLGLGINQLSGQIPSSLGNLTQLLQISISNNKLEGKIPPIVGNWQKLQYLELSGNNLSGAIPLEVFSLFTLSTLLNLSHNSFSGTLSVEVGTLNNLGTLDLSKNDLFGEIPTTIGECINLEYLNLQGNSFYGTIPPSIASLKSLIQLDLSQNKLSGSIPTALQSLSLLTYLNLSFNKLDGKVPTEGVFKNTSAISIAGNKKLCGGISKLHLPPCPNTNQQKKQHNLKLVRIIICVVICLLLLSILTICWSRRQKQLSSLISKTTDQSSIVSYQSLYAATERFSTNNLIGSGSFGSVYTGFLKSEDRVVAIKVINLQMRGAHKSFVTECNALRVIRHRNLVKILTCCSSIDYRGEEFKALVFEYMSNGSLEKWLHPQGETADRTHTLDLAHRLNILIDIASALHYLHYECEQPIVHCDIKPSNVLLDDDMVAHVTDFGLARILSTINGSSHNQSSTSGFKGTIGYAPPEYGIGSEVSTQGDVYSFGILVLEMLTGRRPTEEFFEDGDNLHNYVERAYPEKLLEIVDSTFPLKQLEKPLAEKEGNIVSCVFSLIKIGLACSVESPRERINMRDVIRELNVTRKAFLCGLVNVEYC, from the exons ATGCCTCTTGTTTCCACCCCATATCCAATCTGGTCCATGTACCTCTTCCATGCTTCCTTTCTCTTTTATGTATACTTAGTGTGGCTACAGCTTACAACAGCCGCCACCGCCGCCTTGGGAAATGATACTGATTTCATGGCATTGCTTAAGTTCAAAGAATCAATATCTGATGACCCACACGGAGTTTTGACATCATGGAACACCTCTACCCACTTTTGTAACTGGCATGGAGTCGCATGCAGCACCAAACATCAAAGGGTTGTAATGTTGAATCTTAAAAGATCTGATTTGCGTGGGATTATATCGCCTTATATTGGCAATCTCTCCTTTTTGAGAAACCTTTACCTCCAAAACAATAGCTTCTATGGAGAAATTCCAACGGAGTTGGGTCGTTTGTTCAGACTACAACAACTCTCACTCTCAAACAACATACTAACAGGGGAGTTTCCTATCAAATTGACAAATTGCTCTGATCTAAGGCACGTAAATGTGTCAAGCAACAATCTCCATGGCAAAATACCAATAGAGATTGGATCActaaggaagcttgaaaagctgaATCTTTTCACAAATAATTTCTCCGGACAAATCCCACCTACCATGTGGAATATTTCTTCTCTTGATGTTCTCTCTCTGGCCTATAATAACTTGGAGGGCAATTTACCAGAAGAAATGGGACAACTTAGAAACTTGTCAGTTTTTGCAGTACCTGGAAACAAATTGTCCGGTACACTTCCTGCTTCACTTTACAATATGTCATCTCTCTTTTTCATCACAGCTGCAGAAAACCAATTTCACGGCTCCCTTCCAGCCAACATGTTCTCCACCCTCACCAATCTGCAGGTGTTTGGCATTGGAGCAAATCAAATGTCAGGTCCTATCCCAACTTCCATCACAAATGCATCTTTACTTCAAGTATTTGATATTGGTGTTAACAGTTTTGTTGGACAAGTTCCAAGTCTAGGAATGTTGAAACACCTTCACTGGCTaaacttaaattataataatctaGGCAATGGTTCAGATAATGACTTGGATTTTACTACATCTTTGGTAAATTGTACCAAATTGGAAAATTTGATTTTGTCAACCAACAAATTTGGGGGTCCTTTGCCCAACTCCATAGGTAATTTGTCAAGCCAACTCATTCGACTATATCTTGGTGATAACCAGATATATGGAACTATTCCTGAATCTATAGGAAATTACATAAATTTAATTGCCTTGGTTCTAGAATACAATCAATTTACTGGGACTGTTCCAAATACTTTTGGGAAGCTTCATAAGCTCCAACTGTTAGGTTTGGGGATAAACCAACTATCAGGACAGATACCTAGCTCCTTGGGTAATCTTACTCAATTGCTTCAAATAAGCATTTCAAACAACAAGTTGGAAGGAAAAATTCCACCCATAGTTGGAAATTGGCAAAAGTTACAATACCTGGAACTTTCAGGGAACAATCTTAGTGGTGCTATACCTTTGGAGGTATTCAGCCTTTTCACCTTGTCAACATTGTTGAACTTATCTCATAACTCATTTTCTGGCACTCTATCCGTCGAGGTAGGAACCCTTAATAACCTTGGCACTTTGGATCTATCTAAAAATGATCTGTTTGGAGAGATTCCCACAACCATAGGAGAGTGTATAAATTTGGAATACCTAAACTTACAGGGGAATTCCTTCTATGGGACAATACCTCCATCAATTGCTTCATTAAAGAGCCTCATCCAATTGGATCTATCACAAAACAAATTGTCTGGATCGATTCCAACAGCATTGCAGAGCCTTTCTCTACTAACATACTTAAATTTGTCTTTCAATAAATTGGATGGCAAGGTACCAACAGAAGGAGTTTTCAAGAATACAAGTGCAATATCAATAGCAGGCAACAAGAAGCTTTGTGGGGGCATCTCAAAGCTCCACTTGCCACCATGCCCCAATACTAACCAACAAAAAAAGCAGCATAACTTGAAGCTAGTGAGAATCATAATTTGTGTGGTCATTTGTCTTCTACTGTTGTCAATTCTTACTATATGTTGGAGTAGGAGGCAAAAGCAACTATCATCTTTGATATCAAAAACAACAGACCAGAGCTCGATAGTGTCGTACCAAAGCTTATATGCTGCTACAGAAAGGTTTTCTACCAACAATTTGATTGGTTCTGGGAGTTTTGGTTCTGTGTACACAGGATTCCTAAAATCAGAAGACAGGGTCGTTGCCATAAAGGTGATCAACCTTCAAATGAGAGGAGCTCATAAGAGTTTCGTCACTGAATGCAATGCACTAAGAGTTATTAGACATCGAAACCTTGTGAAGATTCTTACATGCTGCTCAAGCATAGATTATCGCGGGGAAGAATTCAAAGCACTAGTTTTTGAGTACATGTCTAATGGAAGCTTAGAAAAGTGGCTGCATCCACAAGGTGAAACTGCAGATCGAACACATACTTTGGACCTTGCTCACAGATTAAATATTCTTATAGATATAGCTTCAGCGTTACATTATCTTCACTATGAGTGTGAACAACCTATTGTTCATTGTGATATAAAGCCAAGCAATGTGCTTCTTGATGATGACATGGTAGCTCATGTGACTGATTTTGGATTAGCAAGGATTCTCTCAACAATAAATGGCTCCTCTCATAACCAATCCAGCACAAGTGGATTCAAAGGAACCATTGGATATGCTCCTCCAG AGTATGGAATAGGTTCTGAGGTGTCAACACAAGGTGATGTATATTCTTTCGGGATTCTAGTATTGGAAATGCTAACTGGCAGAAGACCCACGGAAGAATTTTTTGAAGACGGTGACAATCTTCATAACTATGTGGAAAGGGCATATCCAGAGAAGCTTTTGGAGATTGTGGACTCAACCTTTCCACTGAAACAATTAGAGAAACCATTAGCAGAAAAAGAAGGCAACATAGTGTCGTGTGTATTTTCTCTAATCAAAATTGGACTAGCTTGCTCAGTTGAATCTCCAAGAGAAAGAATAAATATGAGGGATGTCATTAGGGAGCTAAATGTAACCAGAAAAGCATTTCTTTGTGGTTTAGTAAATGTGGAGTATTGTTGA
- the LOC112710371 gene encoding probable lipid-A-disaccharide synthase, mitochondrial, whose product MLGATVGKTLCRRKWSPSSSSALWFSSVPRTKAPLEMAERDGELRVFVVAGEVSGDSIASRVMASLKLLSPFPLRFAGVGGAKMSSEGMQSLFPIEDISVMGIWELLPHLYRIRVRLKETVEAAASFEPHVVLTVDSKGFSFRFLKQLRARYNQQKPHWPVHFHYVAPSFWAWKGGEARLRGLAEIVDHLLCILPNEDKICKLNGVSATFVGHPVLEDVLELNLRSNYLVPDWRAEGNAEDFRNKHVIPSGATVVSLLPGSRVQEVTRMLPIFANTLELLKETFPQMMTVIHVAPNKYVENFIAEAVHRWPLPSVLIPGGMTQLRYDAFSASRVALCTSGTVAVELQLARLPCVVAYRANILTEWYIKYKAKIQYISLPNILLDSAIIPEALFRSCTPGNLALLLMNLIHDNNFREEQIVAAEKFVKLLLPSERIQGNLSQQDLMRANSNYSPSVVAALTILNYGKPI is encoded by the exons ATGTTGGGCGCCACTGTTGGCAAAACCTTGTGCAGAAGGAAATGGAGTCCAAGCAGTTCGAGTGCGCTGTGGTTTTCGTCAGTTCCAAGAACTAAAGCGCCGTTGGAGATGGCTGAAAGAGATGGGGAACTGAGGGTCTTCGTTGTTGCAGGCGAAGTCTCTGGAGACTCCATTGCTTCTCGTGTCATGGCTTCCCTCAAGCTTCTCTCCCCTTTCCCTCTTCGCTTTGCTGGTGTTGGAGG GGCTAAGATGTCAAGTGAAGGAATGCAATCTCTTTTTCCCATTGAGGATATCTCGGTCATGGGAATTTGGGAACTACTGCCGCATTTGTATAGAATCCGA gTGAGATTGAAGGAAACTGTAGAAGCAGCTGCTTCATTTGAGCCTCATGTTGTATTAACCGTAGACTCTAAAGGCTTTTCTTTCCGGTTCTTGAAGCAGCTAAGAG CTAGATATAATCAGCAAAAACCACACTGGCCAGTACACTTTCACTATGTAGCACCATCATTCTGGGCATGGAAAGGAGGCGAAGCAAGACTCAGAGGGCTAGCAGAAATTGTAGATCATCTATTGTGCATACTTCCGAATGAAGATAAAATATGTAAATTGAATGGAGTGTCTGCAACCTTTGTTGGCCATCCAGTCCTAGAAGATGTTCTAGAATTGAATTTG AGAAGCAATTACTTAGTCCCTGATTGGAGGGCTGAAGGCAATGCTGAAGATTTCCGAAATAAACATGTGATACCCTCAG GAGCCACTGTTGTTAGCTTGCTTCCTGGAAGCAGGGTACAAGAAGTCACCCGGATGCTTCCCATCTTTGCAAACACATTGGAACTCCTGAAAGAGACTTTTCCTCAGATGATGACAGTCATTCATGTTGCGCCTAACAAGTATGTGGAAAATTTTATTGCTGAGGCTGTTCATAGATGGCCTCTTCCTTCTGTTTTAATTCCTGGCGGAATGACTCAGCTGAGATATGATGCCTTTAGT GCAAGTAGAGTTGCATTATGCACATCTGGGACTGTTGCTGTGGAGCTGCAGCTTGCACGTCTACCTTGTGTTGTTGCATATCGTGCCAATATTTTGACTGAATGGTATATTAAGTACAAAGCTAAGATACAATACATTTCACTTCCCAATATTCTCTTGGATTCAGCTATTATTCCTGAAGCGCTCTTCCGGTCCTGCACACCAGGGAACCTAGCCTTGTTGCTCAT GAATTTAATACACGATAACAATTTTCGAGAAGAACAAATAGTGGCAGCTGAAAAGTTTGTTAAGCTTCTATTGCCTTCAGAAAGAATACAAGGCAACCTTTCTCAACAAGATTTGATGAGAGCTAATTCTAACTACAGTCCAAGTGTAGTTGCAGCATTGACTATATTGAACTATGGAAAGCCTATATAA